In one Musa acuminata AAA Group cultivar baxijiao chromosome BXJ2-5, Cavendish_Baxijiao_AAA, whole genome shotgun sequence genomic region, the following are encoded:
- the LOC135612301 gene encoding 2-hydroxyisoflavanone dehydratase-like encodes MARLIPVVVHDFSPYFRVYQDGSIERLVTEEHTPASIDPHTGVTSKDISISTDVSARLYLPKLAEARHKLPLVVYFRGGAFCMMSSSSPTLHAHLNSLVAEANVVLVSVDYRRAPEHRIPVAYDDSWAALEWAASNRGVGAEPWLVDHVDFDRVFLAGDSAGGNIAHNLAMRAGERELPHGVKLSGIVLVDPYFWGSKPTASEEANPEMTARLDQLWPMVCPSSASGNDDPRVNPVAPSAPSLAGLACARLLVCAAEKDAMRDRARIYHEALRKSGWSGEVEMYETAGEDHGFYFSHPNGQNAKLLVKRIATFLCSTSKLAMYK; translated from the coding sequence ATGGCTAGACTAATTCCCGTCGTAGTCCATGACTTCTCTCCCTACTTCCGTGTCTACCAAGACGGCTCCATAGAAAGGCTTGTCACAGAGGAGCACACGCCGGCGTCGATCGACCCCCACACGGGCGTCACATCCAAGGACATCTCCATCTCCACCGACGTCTCGGCGCGTCTCTACCTACCCAAGCTCGCAGAGGCTCGCCACAAGCTTCCGCTCGTCGTCTACTTCCGCGGCGGCGCCTTCTGCATGATGTCATCCTCCTCACCCACTCTCCACGCCCACCTCAACTCCCTCGTCGCCGAGGCCAACGTCGTCCTGGTCTCGGTGGACTACCGGCGAGCCCCGGAGCACCGCATCCCCGTCGCCTACGACGACTCCTGGGCCGCGCTGGAATGGGCGGCCTCCAACCGCGGCGTCGGCGCCGAGCCCTGGCTGGTGGACCACGTCGACTTCGACCGAGTGTTCCTGGCCGGCGACAGCGCCGGCGGGAACATAGCGCACAACCTGGCCATGCGTGCAGGTGAGAGGGAGCTGCCGCACGGCGTGAAGCTGTCCGGGATCGTGCTGGTGGACCCTTACTTCTGGGGCTCAAAGCCGACGGCGTCAGAGGAGGCCAACCCGGAGATGACTGCCCGTCTCGACCAGTTGTGGCCGATGGTGTGCCCGTCGTCAGCGAGCGGGAACGACGACCCGCGCGTCAACCCGGTGGCGCCCTCGGCTCCGAGCCTGGCCGGGCTGGCTTGCGCGCGTCTGCTGGTTTGTGCGGCGGAGAAGGACGCCATGAGGGACCGGGCCAGGATCTACCACGAGGCTTTGAGGAAGAGCGGATGGAGCGGGGAGGTGGAGATGTACGAGACTGCAGGGGAGGATCATGGTTTCTATTTCTCTCATCCTAATGGACAGAACGCTAAGCTGCTCGTCAAAAGAATTGCCACCTTCTTATGCAGCACAAGCAAATTGGCCATGTACaagtga
- the LOC103984593 gene encoding uncharacterized protein LOC103984593 — protein sequence MQSAATVAASALRRSSYSLLSSQSPGRGMKSALKKSAVLYHYPCPDGAFAALAAHLYFSATSLPVLFFPNAVYDPIRANDLPLDEISDVYLLDFVGPSGFVAEISTKVESVTILDHHKTAFEDLCGNVLTGQNVTKVIDMNQSGATIAFDFFKEKLLACDDISKDPEIQHHMKGRLNLVSDSKIERVHKLFKYVEDGDLWRWALPYSKAFASGLKDMNIEYNVNVNSAVFDQLLALDPEHVIGVGKQTLTHKQRLINEVLQQSYKIRLGNGLFGQCLAGNADHISDLRSELGNQLAIKSQNLGLRGIGAVVYKVPELNTDHMLKISLRSVDSEDTTPISKNYGGGGHQNASSFMLNCAEFENWKLQTQPSTNTSD from the exons ATGCAATCCGCCGCTACCGTCGCTGCCTCAGCGCTCCGCCGCTCGTCATATTCTCTCCTCTCGAGCCAGTCTCCCGGCCGCGGCATGAAAAGCGCGCTAAAGAAGTCGGCCGTGCTCTACCACTACCCGTGCCCGGACGGCGCCTTCGCGGCCCTCGCCGCCCATCTCTACTTCTCCGCCACCTCCCTGCCGGTGCTCTTCTTCCCCAACGCCGTCTACGACCCCATCAG GGCTAATGATCTTCCTCTAGATGAAATCAGTGATGTCTACCTCTTGGATTTTGTTGGACCCTCTGGCTTTGTTGCTGAAATATCTACAAAAGTTGAGAG TGTGACAATCCTAGATCATCATAAGACTGCATTTGAAGACCTTTGTGGAAACGTATTGACTGGCCAGAATGTGACTAAGGTCATTGATATGAATCAGAGTGGTGCTACAATTGCATTTGACTTCTTCAAGGAGAAACTTTTAGCATGTGATGATATTTCAAAAGATCCTGAAATTCAGCATCATATGAAGGGCAGACTTAACTTAGTATCTGACAGCAAGATTGAGAGAGTACATAAGCTTTTCAAATATGTTGAGGATGGAGATCTTTGGAGGTGGGCACTTCCATATAGCAAAGCTTTTGCTAGTGGCTTAAAAGATATGAACATAGAGTACAATGTTAATGTGAATTCAGCTGTATTTGACCAG TTACTAGCCTTGGACCCTGAGCATGTCATTGGTGTTGGCAAGCAAACTCTCACACATAAGCAGAGATTAATCAATGAAGTTCTTCAGCAGTCATATAAAATTCGACTAGGCAATGGACTATTTGGACagtgcttg GCTGGTAATGCTGATCACATCTCAGACCTGCGGAGTGAACTAGGGAACCAGCTGGCTATTAAGAGCCAAAATCTAGGACTCAG GGGCATTGGAGCTGTCGTGTACAAAGTGCCCGAACTTAACACCGACCATATGCTGAAAATTAGCCTAAGAAGTGTGGACTCAGAAGACACGACACCAATCTCAAAG AATTATGGAGGTGGTGGGCATCAGAATGCaagttcatttatgttaaattgcGCCGAATTTGAGAATTGGAAGCTACAAACCCAACCTTCAACTAACACATCTGACTGA
- the LOC135612302 gene encoding U-box domain-containing protein 44-like, which translates to MAESWDGNLDSGSRSDESYRDSLHVEPIYDAFLCPLTKEVMRNPVTIENGQTFEREAIEKWFRECRDSGKRPTCPLTQKELKSTDLNPSIALRNTIEEWTKRNDSVQLDKACRILSPGSPEVDVLQALNHIAHICQKSRSNKHVVRNAKLIPMIAEMLKHGSTKVRIKALETLRIVAEGDDDNKDVIAAGDTIRTIVKFLSHEHSQEREEAVSLLYELSKSELLCEKIGGVGGAILILVGMASSKSENISTVEKADKTLQNLEKCEKNVRQMAENGRLQPLLTLLLEGSADTQLSMASYLGELVLSNDVKVFVAQTAGSALVDVMKSGSKQAREATLKALNQISSYEASAKILIQAGILPPLVKDLFTVGINQLPMRLKEVSATVLANIVSSGADFESIPLDQDHRTLVSEDIVHNLLHLISNTGPAIECKLLQILVGLTSSSTTFMNIVAAIKSSGATISLIQFVEAPQRDVRMASIKLLHNISPDMGQELADAFRGTAGQLSSLINVIAENNGISEEQADAVGLLANLPERDSDLTRRLLDEGAFKIVVSKVTSIRRGITRGGGRFVTPFLEGLVKVLSRLTYILEGQPEIIALAREYNLGALFTDLLQMNGLDNVQTVSAQALQNLSKQSRHLTRIPVVPEPGFCCTIFPCLGNPPVINGLCRVHHGFCSVKDSFCLLEGRAVEKLVACLDHANVKVIEAALSALCTLLDDGVDIEQGVSVLDDADGIKPILEILRENCTETLKQQAVWAVERILRKEEIAYEISGDQNVGTALVDAFRHGDYRTRQIAERALKHVDKLPNFSGVFPKMG; encoded by the exons ATGGCAGAAAGTTGGGATGGGAACCTCGACTCTGGTAGCCGTTCTGATGAGAGCTATCGTGACAGTTTACATGTCGAGCCTATTTATGATGCATTTCTTTGTCCTCTCACGAAGGAAGTTATGCGGAATCCTGTTACCATAGAGAATGGGCAGACTTTTGAGCGAGAAGCAATTGAGAAATGGTTCAGGGAATGCAGGGACAGTGGAAAGAGGCCAACCTGTCCATTGACACAGAAAGAGTTAAAGAGCACTGACCTAAATCCCAGTATTGCCCTGAGAAACACCATTGAAGAATGGACCAAAAGGAATGACTCTGTTCAGCTTGACAAAGCATGTAGAATACTGTCTCCAGGGAGCCCAGAGGTTGATGTTTTACAGGCCCTTAATCACATTGCACATATTTGCCAGAAAAGCAGGTCGAACAAGCATGTTGTGCGCAATGCAAAGTTAATACCAATGATAGCTGAGATGCTGAAGCATGGCAGCACGAAAGTGCGAATAAAAGCACTAGAAACTCTTCGCATCGTAGCTGAAGGGGATGATGATAACAAG GATGTTATAGCTGCGGGGGACACCATCCGTACAATTGTGAAATTTTTGTCACATGAACATTCCCAAGAGAGGGAGGAAGCTGTGTCATTATTGTATGAGCTTTCAAAGTCTGAATTATTATGTGAAAAGATCGGTGGAGTTGGTGGAGCAATTCTGATATTGGTTGGGATGGCAAGTAGTAAATCAGAAAACATTTCAACTGTAGAGAAAGCTGATAAGACATTGCAAAATCTGGAGAAGTGTGAAAAAAATGTGAGGCAAATGGCTGAAAATGGCAGACTGCAGCCACTTCTTACACTTCTCCTGGAAG GTTCAGCTGACACGCAATTGTCCATGGCTTCCTACCTTGGAGAGCTTGTTTTGAGCAATGATGTGAAAGTCTTTGTAGCCCAAACAGCAGGTTCGGCACTAGTTGATGTAATGAAAAGTGGGAGCAAGCAAGCTAGAGAAGCTACCCTCAAGGCTTTGAATCAGATATCCTCTTATGAAGCTAGTGCAAAGATACTTATTCAAGCAGGCATCCTTCCCCCGCTTGTCAAGGACCTATTCACTGTAGGCATTAACCAGCTACCAATGAGGCTGAAAGAGGTATCTGCAACAGTTCTTGCCAACATTGTGTCTTCTGGTGCTGATTTTGAGTCCATCCCCCTTGATCAAGATCATCGGACTTTAGTTTCTGAAGACATTGTTCACAATCTCCTCCATCTGATTAGTAACACTGGGCCTGCAATTGAATGCAAGCTCCTTCAAATTCTTGTTGGGCTCACAAGTTCTTCCACCACTTTCATGAATATAGTTGCTGCAATAAAAAGCTCCGGTGCTACCATTAGCCTCATTCAGTTTGTTGAAGCTCCACAGAGGGATGTGCGAATGGCTTCTATAAAACTTTTGCACAATATTTCACCTGATATGGGTCAAGAGCTGGCTGATGCTTTTCGTGGTACTGCTGGCCAGCTCAGCAGCTTGATTAATGTCATTGCAGAGAACAACGGTATCTCTGAAGAGCAAGCAGATGCTGTCGGTCTACTGGCTAACCTTCCTGAGAGGGACTCTGATTTAACCAGGAGGCTTCTGGATGAAGGGGCCTTCAAGATAGTGGTCTCCAAAGTGACAAGTATCAGGCGAGGGATCACTCGTGGGGGGGGCCGTTTTGTCACTCCTTTTCTCGAAGGGCTTGTTAAGGTTCTCTCAAGACTCACATACATTCTGGAGGGTCAACCTGAGATCATTGCTCTTGCTCGTGAATACAATCTTGGTGCACTTTTTACTGATCTGCTTCAGATGAATGGGCTTGATAACGTGCAAACAGTCTCTGCACAGGCACTGCAGAATCTCTCCAAGCAATCAAGACATCTGACAAGGATCCCAGTTGTTCCGGAACCAGGATTCTGTTGTACTATATTTCCTTGTCTGGGTAACCCGCCTGTTATTAATGGGCTGTGCCGAGTCCATCATGGTTTCTGTTCAGTAAAGGATAGCTTCTGCTTGTTGGAAGGGAGGGCAGTAGAGAAGCTGGTAGCTTGTTTAGATCATGCTAATGTGAAGGTTATTGAGGCTGCCTTGTCAGCTTTGTGCACTCTGTTGGATGATGGGGTGGACATTGAACAGGGAGTGTCAGTCTTGGATGATGCGGATGGGATTAAACCGATTCTAGAGATATTGCGAGAGAATTGCACAGAGACACTCAAGCAGCAAGCTGTGTGGGCAGTTGAGAGGATTTTGAGGAAAGAGGAGATCGCTTATGAGATTTCAGGAGATCAAAATGTCGGGACAGCATTGGTTGATGCATTTCGTCACGGGGACTATAGGACGAGGCAGATCGCAGAGCGAGCACTGAAGCATGTGGATAAGTTGCCCAACTTCTCTGGGGTCTTCCCAAAGATGGGGTGA
- the LOC103984591 gene encoding putative F-box protein At1g65770 produces the protein MNSPLGTAGWSRLPHDLLHLVAAKLVRISDYIRFRSVCKSWRSAATPANLRPQPPLLMLPYHPFTHARSFFSLSTGKVHVLSLAESYGKIVLNSAHGWLVMLDITTAALCLLNPITGVQIDLPSTADFYRLRAARVSPDLRNYDVTDHKGRRDKLGFNMSFVVYPWEVFLPTNPSSTGNDEGCFVFISILHSRDVIYCTPGDKAWTTLEDVLAARAWSMAHREGRLYVLDGHSNLYMFDMADPSRPPAPLLTVTVPLGLAPLFSLACTTSRELLLVTCDPRYAHGDETHEDDDGEFFQAFRVDVRGETPEWSKVESVGERAVFWTERQCWLVDVGDFQGCREDCVYLWGGRGGRRGDGRARAGVHRIEAFRRDGGGFEVLLEWERSPSDAMCPLWVTTNLR, from the coding sequence ATGAATTCTCCTCTCGGGACTGCGGGTTGGTCCCGACTCCCTCACGACCTTCTCCATCTCGTAGCTGCGAAGCTGGTCCGCATCTCCGACTACATCCGATTCCGCTCCGTGTGCAAGTCATGGCGGTCCGCTGCGACGCCCGCCAACCTCCGCCCGCAGCCGCCACTGCTGATGCTCCCGTACCACCCCTTCACCCACGCCCGCTCCTTCTTCAGCCTCTCCACCGGCAAAGTCCACGTCCTCTCCCTCGCTGAATCCTACGGCAAGATCGTCCTCAATTCTGCCCATGGATGGTTGGTGATGCTTGACATCACGACCGCCGCTCTTTGCTTGCTGAACCCCATCACCGGAGTTCAGATCGACCTCCCGTCTACGGCCGACTTCTACCGCCTGCGTGCCGCACGCGTCTCCCCTGATCTCCGGAACTACGACGTCACCGACCACAAGGGAAGGAGGGACAAGCTGGGCTTCAACATGTCCTTCGTGGTCTACCCATGGGAGGTCTTCCTGCCGACGAACCCGAGCTCGACCGGCAATGACGAAGGCTGCTTCGTGTTCATCTCGATTCTCCACTCTCGGGATGTCATCTACTGCACGCCGGGAGACAAGGCGTGGACGACGCTGGAAGACGTTCTCGCGGCTCGCGCATGGTCGATGGCACACCGCGAAGGGAGACTGTACGTCCTCGACGGGCACAGTAACTTGTACATGTTCGACATGGCGGAcccctcgaggccaccggcaccgTTGTTGACGGTGACGGTGCCACTCGGCCTTGCACCGCTGTTCTCTTTGGCGTGCACAACGAGCAGGGAGCTGCTCTTGGTGACTTGTGATCCGAGGTATGCTCATGGCGATGAGACTCACGAGGATGATGATGGGGAATTCTTCCAAGCCTTTCGGGTTGATGTAAGAGGAGAGACGCCGGAGTGGAGCAAGGTCGAGAGCGTCGGTGAGCGGGCGGTGTTTTGGACGGAGAGACAGTGTTGGTTGGTTGACGTCGGGGACTTCCAAGGATGCAGAGAGGATTGCGTCTACCTCTGGGGTGGGCGCGGCGGTCGACGAGGTGACGGCCGTGCAAGAGCTGGAGTTCATCGGATCGAGGCGTTCCGTAGAGATGGCGGCGGCTTTGAGGTCTTGTTGGAGTGGGAGAGGTCTCCATCCGATGCGATGTGTCCTCTTTGGGTCACAACAAACCTGCGATAG